A region of the Euwallacea fornicatus isolate EFF26 chromosome 22, ASM4011564v1, whole genome shotgun sequence genome:
GGGTGGAATTCTGCAGGAAAAATATGCAGAGACAAGATGAGAAGCAGTTTCCTGCTTTAAAGAGTGGATTTGATGACGAGACAATAGTTTGTTCTGTAAGTGGCATTTCTTTATAAATTAGTGGCAAAGGGATTTTCTCAAATCTTCATTTTAGCAAATACAAAAAGAATATGAGGAAATAATTAGGCATGAGTACCGAAAAAGCATTTCTCAAGGTACTCCACTGCCAACCACTCAATCACTAATTAACAGACGGAAAACTTTATTTACTCCGTCTATGTCGCCGGAAAGCGGCACCACTTCCTTTCATACCGCAAATGAAAGTTCTCACAAAGTTTCAGACAAGGAGAATACTCCCAGTATTCTTACCACAATAATTGACAGAGATACTGAGAAAACTCGGTTCAGTAATTCTGACATGGAGATTACTAATGTTGATATAGGAAATAATAGTGCCTCATTAAAGCCATTGTCCTCGACAAACATTAGCATGGAAGACTCAGAAATATTCACTATGAGAACCTCCAGCCGAGTTAAGAGatcaaaaaatgtatccaCTTCCTTTAATCGGAGCAATAATACTTGCAGCCCACTATTAGCTTCTGTTAGGTCCTTGAGAGACAGTCTAGATAACAATAAACTCAAAGAAAAGTCTAGTATTAGGACTAGTGATATACCAACTAATATCTCTAATGACTCTCTCTTAGTCACTTCTAACAACTCTACCAAGAAGTCTTGTAGCAGCTTAGAGGAATCTAGTGACTCTCTTATATTTAGCAAGAAAGTGACAAAGTCTAGGAAAAAGCACCCTACACCTGACAGTTATGAAGTGTCAGAGAGAAGAGTATATGGCACATCAGAAATGAATGTGCCTTCAAATTATAAAGTCAAGAAACATGATGAATTAAAGGtatgtttattgtttgttttaatttttatcggagattcatgaaaaataacattgaaaaaaataaaacgagaTTCGACATTGATAGATATCTCCTTCAATATCAATGTTGAAATGCGTTTTAacgttttcttaaaataatgaataaacaGATATGCAAACTAAATCCTTTCACTGGGACACTATAAAGCAGTTTAATCTAtctattcaataaaattttccaaaatcaatGTGAACTATCTTTACAGGCATCTTCCAAGGAACAATTTACCGATACCATTTCAATGTCAAGTCTAAAATTGAACTCTTCAGATTCTATCACGTCCATGCCCCCTCTTCAACTTTCCTCAGAAAAAGCAAGTCAAAATGGTCCCAGTAAGTTGATTGTGCAACACACAGGATCTATATCTTCTCTGCAAGTTTCATCTGATCATCAGATCCTTATTGGAAGTGCCATAATTTTTCCAACACCCAGAAAGAATCCATCGTCAGTAGAATCATATACTGAAAGAACCACTgaaactgatatttccatgtCTGCATTGCGAGTTTCTTCAGAAAAACCATCTGATAATACCATTTCTATGTCAAAGTTACAACTGACCAgtgaaacaaattcaaaatcagGTTTAAGTCACAATAGTTTTAACAACGGGAGTTTTACCAAGGATTCGGTCAAAGGAATATCGAATGATTTATATGTTTCTACAGATACTTATATATCGGAGATGTTGGATGATTCTGAAATTATATCTCCAGTGAAAAACCGTTTAAACGTATTGGAGGTTAGTAAAACTAAGGATGAAAATGGAGCTGTGATTAAACAGCTCTCAGGAAAAGTAATGGAATCTCCAGAGATGAAAGATATGTGTGAAATTAGATCGCGAAGCAGGAGAAAAACTTTGGGAGTCTCCAAAAAACTTTCTACCAAAGTAAGAACTATAAGTCTGAGCCCAGAAATcaagaaacaaaattatcataattccgaaatacaaaattcaaaatctgcAGCGGGCCGCCCTCGAAAAGCAGGTCGTAAACTCTACAATCCCAACGATTCTGTTTCCCTCTCAGATGTAGATGACAATAAAGAGCGCGAAGAGCGGTTTCAAACCCGAAAGCGCAAATCTGACGAAGGAATGAATCCTCTGGAATTTCTAAATGATGTCAGTAGGTGTCCAATTGCATCAGTCTCTGAAAGTCAGGCAAGTGAAGTATTAAGTTCATCGAAAAAAACTCGTAAATTACGGAAGAAGAAAGATGAaacaatgaattttaatagttCAGCGGATGAACAAAAAGAACTTTTGGATGAGCTTTTAAATGGAAGTAAAGGAAACAACGTTAAACAAAAACCGCACAAAACTCCTGTTAGAAGGAAATCAATGAGGATTCAAAAGTCGCAGGTTTTAGTGAACAATGTGAGGGTTCCCGAAACGAAAGTGAGATTGCCTCTGGTTTCTCCAGTGAATCGGAGGAGTACTTTGGAGTTTATGTCTCCTGCTGAGCTTAGCTCGACgagaaagaaaatgaaaaaagtggaGAAGAGATTGCCTACTATTGTTTGCACGAAGCTTCATAAAGTGGATGTACAGGTAAACATCGCGTTCTAGAAATTTTGAGATTCTATAAATGCtattattttctcatttttcataaattttaaattttctagctTTTTGTGCAAATTGTTCACAAATTGGGTAAGTTCAATATTCAAGATCAGGTAGGTGAGAGGACGACTCATCTTGTTGCGGGCGAATCCAAGAGAACTATCAATATGCTAAGGGCTGTCGCCAGGGGATGTTGGGTAGTTAATTTTCAGTGGGTAAGTTGTCATTAACGTTCTAAGAGGGGGAAGAAAAAGGGTCgtagaaatgtatttttcttcCAAGGCTTTCTAAGGGTAAATTGACAGTTAAGTATTGATATGCCACAATCCCTTCGTTAAATTTCACACTGTCAGCATATATTCTGATGTATCTACGACTTTGTAAAACTTCCACGAATTGTCtcaaatcatttttgttttttttttgaggtggGTTTCATACACACCTTGTCCAGTCAGTGCTTAGGAATTAGCCTTCATACATCTTTTGTTGTGTTATattttgatgtgtttaataaaTGACCTCACCCGTTTCATATATTTTCCTTCTATCTTCACTGCCAATCTCCAAACAATTATTCTTTTGCTTTTTTCGTAAAACTTCATCCCATTTCTAGTCCTTTAACCCTTTTTTCGATTAATaagtgtgttttaagtttctGAATTGTTTATCATTGTTTTATCACATTACTATTTGTAAAGAATTACTGTGTAAAAGATATGACATATGAGGTaaacttttttgaatattttacattaattttttcgtcATAGGTGCTGCAATCATTAAAGGCAGGAAAATGGCTTCCGGAAGATCAATTTGAAGTAACAGATTTTGCACGTGTTGTTcaggtaatttattttttagcctactgttttatataattaatgtttattttcaattgtgATGGTCGATTTGTGCCAATAGATACGTTTTGTAATAGTTCGTCAAGAAATGGAGCTATAAGTCAAGTTCCGTTTATTAAAGTTCTCACAGGGTTAGTAAACTGGGTAAATTTGTAGTTAAAACGTATTTTGTAGgattaatttaattcgttGGCCTCATTTATTCACTCGATTTCTCTGGAGATTATTATGAGAAGGTTTGTTGTTAGTTGTGTGATTATCCATTTATAAGTTATTTGTTTATGGTTCCACTGCAGTTGTACACCAAAGTCAACTGACCGCATATGTTTAAATTGtgcaaatatcaaatttccatGTCATCATGCTGGTGGTTTCCTATTTTtgctcatttaaaaatatcgctTCATCGTGTCaataattggtttttattccAGAAATCGCGCTTGGAACGACAAGCCTTCGGGCCCAAATACACCTTGGACATATTCGAAAATTGTCCTCCTATTCATGTAGCCTCATCTACTAATCCTCGTTCCTCAGATCTAAAGGAGCTAATAACGACCTGCAAAGGTAAAATAGTGACATCACGGCGTATGGCCAAAATAGTCGTCGGTCAGTACGTGAAACAAGATAATACAGTGTGCGTGAACGAGTTTTGGGTTCTGGACAGCATTACATTTTACAGGAAGATGCCTTTCAAACAAAAGTATTTGATTAGTGCAgccaaaaaataaagattgGAATTCGGTAATTACCTGTGAAGTTTTATGAAAGTGGACCAAACGTAGATCGATTTGATCATTACACAGTGATTAATTGTATTGTTCGtgaatgttttattgttacaatgttgtgttttttaatataggTATTTATTGGCGTATTGATGGTGTATTGAGGAAATAAGAAGGGCTTTTAAAAGAGGTACG
Encoded here:
- the LOC136346146 gene encoding microcephalin-like, which encodes MKPKISTGYLTPQAKKTRTNGKKRLSISKVNDGAGEINFDEDLFQDLMKCPEKKKLVLQLLSSNKEAIQKYTKEKAEGSVAKMKSKSIQKGLESPSALLRRRALKEMSSNPASSNRSDISRTDSKSSNASSNITTSSTPSTPFENILTGVNAYVEIKSRHNEDRSASVKAVLRSMGATILEDFTKKVTHVIFKDGCYSTFQKARLLKVHMVSILWVEFCRKNMQRQDEKQFPALKSGFDDETIVCSQIQKEYEEIIRHEYRKSISQGTPLPTTQSLINRRKTLFTPSMSPESGTTSFHTANESSHKVSDKENTPSILTTIIDRDTEKTRFSNSDMEITNVDIGNNSASLKPLSSTNISMEDSEIFTMRTSSRVKRSKNVSTSFNRSNNTCSPLLASVRSLRDSLDNNKLKEKSSIRTSDIPTNISNDSLLVTSNNSTKKSCSSLEESSDSLIFSKKVTKSRKKHPTPDSYEVSERRVYGTSEMNVPSNYKVKKHDELKASSKEQFTDTISMSSLKLNSSDSITSMPPLQLSSEKASQNGPSKLIVQHTGSISSLQVSSDHQILIGSAIIFPTPRKNPSSVESYTERTTETDISMSALRVSSEKPSDNTISMSKLQLTSETNSKSGLSHNSFNNGSFTKDSVKGISNDLYVSTDTYISEMLDDSEIISPVKNRLNVLEVSKTKDENGAVIKQLSGKVMESPEMKDMCEIRSRSRRKTLGVSKKLSTKVRTISLSPEIKKQNYHNSEIQNSKSAAGRPRKAGRKLYNPNDSVSLSDVDDNKEREERFQTRKRKSDEGMNPLEFLNDVSRCPIASVSESQASEVLSSSKKTRKLRKKKDETMNFNSSADEQKELLDELLNGSKGNNVKQKPHKTPVRRKSMRIQKSQVLVNNVRVPETKVRLPLVSPVNRRSTLEFMSPAELSSTRKKMKKVEKRLPTIVCTKLHKVDVQLFVQIVHKLGKFNIQDQVGERTTHLVAGESKRTINMLRAVARGCWVVNFQWVLQSLKAGKWLPEDQFEVTDFARVVQKSRLERQAFGPKYTLDIFENCPPIHVASSTNPRSSDLKELITTCKGKIVTSRRMAKIVVGQYVKQDNTVCVNEFWVLDSITFYRKMPFKQKYLISAAKK